A genomic window from Phoenix dactylifera cultivar Barhee BC4 unplaced genomic scaffold, palm_55x_up_171113_PBpolish2nd_filt_p 000007F, whole genome shotgun sequence includes:
- the LOC103705349 gene encoding tubulin alpha chain, with protein MRECISIHIGQAGIQVGNACWELYCLEHGIQPDGQMPGDKTIGGGDDAFNTFFSETGAGKHVPRAVFVDLEPTVIDEVRTGTYRQLFHPEQLISGKEDAANNFARGHYTIGKEIVDLCLDRIRKLADNCTGLQGFLVFNAVGGGTGSGLGSLLLERLSVDYGKKSKLGFTVYPSPQVSTSVVEPYNSVLSTHSLLEHTDVAVLLDNEAIYDICRRSLDIERPTYTNLNRLVSQVISSLTASLRFDGALNVDVTEFQTNLVPYPRIHFMLSSYAPVISAEKAYHEQLSVAEITNSAFEPSSMMAKCDPRHGKYMACCLMYRGDVVPKDVNAAVATIKTKRTIQFVDWCPTGFKCGINYQPPTVVPGGDLAKVQRAVCMISNSTSVAEVFSRIDHKFDLMYAKRAFVHWYVGEGMEEGEFSEAREDLAALEKDYEEVGAESAEGEDGDEGDEY; from the exons ATGAGAGAGTGTATCTCGATCCACATCGGGCAGGCCGGTATTCAGGTCGGCAATGCCTGCTGGGAACTTTACTGCCTCGAGCATGGCATCCAG CCTGATGGCCAAATGCCCGGTGACAAAACCATTGGTGGAGGTGATGATgcattcaacacctttttcagTGAGACTGGAGCTGGAAAGCATGTCCCTCGTGCTGTGTTTGTTGATCTGGAACCCACTGTGATAGATGAAGTGAGGACTGGAACTTACCGCCAGCTTTTCCACCCAGAGCAGCTTATCAGTGGCAAAGAGGATGCTGCCAACAACTTTGCCCGTGGCCACTATACGA TTGGCAAGGAAATTGTTGATCTCTGCCTTGACCGCATCAGGAAGCTTGCTGACAACTGCACTGGTCTTCAAGGCTTCCTTGTATTCAATGCCGTTGGTGGAGGCACTGGCTCAGGCCTGGGCTCTCTCCTCCTTGAGCGTCTGTCTGTTGACTATGGCAAGAAGTCCAAGCTTGGCTTCACTGTTTACCCCTCTCCCCAGGTCTCTACCTCTGTTGTTGAGCCCTACAACAGTGTCCTGTCGACTCACTCACTCCTTGAGCACACCGACGTTGCGGTGCTTCTTGACAACGAAGCCATCTATGACATCTGCAGGCGCTCCCTTGACATTGAACGCCCCACCTACACCAACCTCAACCGCCTTGTCTCTCAG GTGATCTCATCCCTGACTGCGTCGCTGAGGTTTGATGGTGCTCTAAATGTTGATGTTACTGAATTCCAGACCAATCTGGTCCCCTACCCAAGGATTCACTTCATGCTTTCGTCTTATGCTCCTGTTATCTCTGCGGAGAAGGCCTACCATGAGCAACTCTCTGTTGCTGAAATTACCAACAGTGCTTTTGAGCCTTCCTCCATGATGGCAAAGTGTGACCCTCGCCATGGCAAGTACATGGCTTGCTGTCTCATGTACCGTGGAGATGTGGTGCCCAAGGATGTGAATGCAGCGGTTGCCACCATCAAGACCAAGCGTACCATCCAGTTTGTGGATTGGTGCCCAACTGGCTTCAAGTGTGGCATCAACTACCAGCCACCTACTGTTGTGCCTGGGGGAGATCTGGCCAAGGTGCAGAGGGCTGTGTGCATGATCTCCAACTCCACCAGTGTTGCTGAAGTGTTCTCTCGCATTGACCACAAATTTGACCTCATGTATGCCAAGAGGGCTTTTGTTCACTGGTATGTTGGTGAGGGCATGGAGGAAGGAGAGTTCTCTGAAGCTCGCGAGGATCTTGCTGCATTGGAGAAAGATTATGAGGAAGTTGGTGCGGAGTCTGCTGAGGGTGAAGATGGTGATGAAGGCGATGAATATTGA
- the LOC103705348 gene encoding pyruvate kinase isozyme A, chloroplastic-like yields MAAAARSLFAPQISAKPFISRSNSGFRGFSLPRSIHGSCRARAGFRIRSSLLVETEQTKAPSLEGFEFDVVSEAELKKRGFMGLRKTKLVCTVGPACCGEEELERLARGGMNVARLNMGHNTREWHREVIRTIKRLNQEKGFCIGVMIDTEGSQMHMVGHGSASSIKAEDGSVWLFTIEKFEGSRPSTIQVNFEGFSESVLVGDEIVIDGGMATFEVIEKVENDLRCKCTDPGLLLPRAKLSFWRNGKLVEMNSGLPTLSTKDWADIEFGISEGVDYIAVSFVKDVNDITNLKSYLSTRSSQFIKVLAKIESLESLKNVEAIVKASDGIMVARGDLGVQVPLEQIPTIQQELTYLCRQLNKPVIVASQLLESMVEYPTPTRAEVADVSQAARQQADALMLSGESAVGSNAEKALSVLCMASGRMELWSREENRQNLLFLPQLAETLPDQISEQICNCAVEMANNLGVDAIFVYTKHGHMASLLSRNRPNPPIFAFTDNANARKGMNLHWGVVPLEFPLSDAMEDNFKETVSLMKLRGTVRPGDMILVVFDSDVSCLSARPAVSQSIQVRIVD; encoded by the exons ATGGCGGCCGCCGCGCGCTCCCTCTTCGCCCCCCAGATCTCCGCCAAACCCTTCATCTCTCGGTCCAATTCCGGCTTCCGTGGCTTCTCGCTTCCCCGTTCTATTCATGGGAGTTGTAGAGCTCGTGCTGGATTCCGTATCCGGTCGTCATTGCTGGTGGAGACCGAGCAGACGAAAGCTCCTTCCTTGGAGGGGTTTGAATTCGATGTGGTTTCGGAGGCGGAGCTGAAGAAGAGGGGGTTCATGGGGCTGAGGAAGACGAAGCTGGTGTGCACGGTGGGACCAGCGTGCTGTGGCGAGGAGGAGCTGGAGCGGCTGGCGCGGGGAGGGATGAACGTGGCCCGGCTCAACATGGGCCACAACACGAGGGAGTGGCACCGGGAGGTGATCAGGACTATCAAGAGGTTGAACCAGGAGAAAGGGTTCTGCATCGGAGTGATGATCGACACCGAGGGGAGCCAGATGCACATGGTCGGTCATGGGAGCGCCTCGTCCATCAAAGCTGAG GATGGATCTGTATGGTTATTTACTATAGAGAAGTTTGAGGGTTCTCGTCCTTCCACAATTCAAGTGAACTTTGAAGGATTTTCTGAAA GTGTTCTGGTGGGAGATGAAATAGTCATAGATGGTGGGATGGCAACTTTTGAAGTCATTGAGAAGGTTGAGAATGATTTGCGTTGCAAGTGCACAGACCCTGGCCTGCTGCTACCTCGAGCTAAGTTATCGTTCTGGAGGAATGGGAAACTTGTGGAGATGAACTCTGGGCTCCCGACCTTATCAACAAAG GACTGGGCTGACATTGAGTTTGGAATATCTGAAGGAGTTGATTATATTGCTGTCTCATTTGTAAAGGATGTTAATGATATCACCAATTTGAAGAGTTATCTTTCCACAAGATCATCACA GTTCATTAAAGTTCTAGCGAAGATTGAGAGTTTGGAATCTCTCAAGAATGTAGAAGCCATTGTAAAAGCTTCTGATGGGATAATGGTGGCACGTGGTGATCTTGGAGTTCAGGTTCCTCTAGAACAGATCCCAACCATCCAACAGGAGCTTACTTATCTGTGCAGGCAGTTGAACAAGCCTGTGATAGTAGCTTCTCAGCTTCTTGAATCCATGGTTGAATATCCGACCCCAACGCGTGCTGag GTTGCAGATGTTTCCCAAGCTGCAAGGCAGCAAGCAGATGCCTTAATGTTGTCAGGTGAGTCAGCAGTTGGATCAAATGCAGAAAAGGCTCTGTCAGTCTTGTGCATGGCTAGTGGAAGAATGGAATTATGGAGTCGTGAGGAAAACCGGCAAAACCTTCTGTTCCTACCTCAACTTGCAGAGACCTTGCCTGATCAGATTTCCGAGCAGATTTGTAACTGCGCTGTGGAAATGG CTAATAACCTCGGAGTTGATGCCATTTTTGTGTACACAAAGCATGGTCACATGGCATCACTTCTGTCGCGCAACCGTCCAAACCCTCCGATTTTCGCATTCACCGACAATGCTAATGCCAGAAAGGGTATGAATCTGCACTGGGGCGTCGTCCCACTTGAATTTCCATTATCAGATGCCATGGAAGATAATTTTAAAGAAACAGTTAGTCTTATGAAGCTCAGAGGTACTGTGAGACCAGGGGACATGATTCTGGTGGTCTTTGACTCTGATGTTAGCTGCTTATCTGCCAGACCGGCTGTGTCCCAATCAATTCAAGTCCGGATCGTAGATTAG